ACGTTCCCGACCGTTTGACCGGCGCGGCATAAAATGTGATCTTGCGCACGCGCCTAAAACGCGATCGAATCGCGAGATCGTGAACACGGCGAAACCGAAGTTTTGTTGAAggggcaaaagcaaaaaaaaaataaaacggtaAAATAACACCACGTTATGCGCGTTTTCGGAAAAGGGAAAGGATAGGGTAACACACGAAGGAGGATGGTAACTAATGCAACCGATTTGAAATGGTGCAATTTAACGTTGCAGGAAATGAAAGCTGAACGCCAAAAATCAAGGACACAATGGTCCAGACTGTGCGTCTTTACATCGCAAACGTTCCCGATCGACTGATCGGATCGTCTCCGTACGATGGAAAGCCGACCCCATCCTAGGAAAGTTGCTGAATATACACACCGATGCATGCTGTACGCATGCACTCGCTGTTCTATCCACCGACTAGCAACCCCTGCGGCCAAAACCTGGCCGAAACATAACGCGAAATGGTacgtgcgtgtgagtgtggaacatgtttcatttttattctagTCCTACTGTGCACAGGAGCGTATCGCACCGTGGTGTTGTTAAATAGCTGTATGGCCCGGCTCACGCTGCCCCACCCTTCACTGCACTCCTTAACTCTTCCTCATGCTCAGCATCGTCCTCCTCGTCCACGGTCGTTTCGGTGCTCTTTTCTGACTTTTTGCTAAACCCACCCTGCTCCGGGATGTATAGGAATGGGTTAATCTTAAGGTTTTCCCCAGATGGTGGACTTTTCAGCAGAACACGCGTCACGAACATGCCTTCGCGTTTCGGCCGCATCGAGTTCACATCCTGCAGCAGTGCGGCAAGATTGCTTTCCAGGTGTTTCGTCTCCATTTGTAGCTAGCGGAAGGCGAAAGAGGGTGGCAATTAAATGATTTGAGATGCAACAAAGACGCCCGCCCGCCCAGCTTTTCTTACCGTGCCGATGCAGGCAACGATTGAACCGAAATCTTTCTGCTGCTCATCCTTCGCAGCATTGTAGTTGATGCCGTGTGCGTATTTCTCGATCATTTCCGCCAGATTTACGCCCAGCGTTCCGGTTCGAGGGTTGgggaatttgtttttctttagcAAACCCCGTATTACCACCAGCTCGGGCAGAATGTTGGGATGTGCCAGCACGAACGGATACTCCGCTAATTGTAGATCGCCGTTCTGGATTTCCTTTATCAGCTCCAACCCGCCCACGAGTGTCGCACCCGCATCCTTTGCCTCCTTCAGTGGATCCTGTCCTTTAGCGAACACGATaatgttccgattttcacCATGCTCGAACCGGTGTGCTATTGCAACCATACGTTGGAAGTTATCCACGAATCGAGTCACTTTTTCGGCCTGCATGTTTAACTCCACGTGCGCGTACAGTGGAGCATTTGGGAGGTTGTACACGGTCGGGTGATGTGTTTCCCGATGACACTGAACTGCTTCTTCGACGGTGTACACGCGCCATTTGTAGTACTTGCTCACCCAACAATCATCCTTCGGGTCCTGCTTCCAGCTGTCGTCGATGTGTTTGTTCGTTACGTTGAGATTGAGCCTACGAAAACAAAGTGCGATAATTGATTAgaattgatttcatttcttttaagattatacttactttccctttttccgcAAATCGTGCCGAATGAATCCGACTTTTTCCACAACCTTCTTTACCTTTGCTTTACGTGCCTTTTCTCGTGTGCCCTTGCGAGCGGCAAGATCTAGTGTGGTCGTATGCAAAAGCCGGGCACTTGCCACAATCAAGGGCGTCGTTGACCATCGTGTAAAGCCAATGCTTGATAGGGAAAGCATGCTGTGGAATTTATAAATCCAAGCAAATGAAAAGCGGAATTATTGAATAATCACAAACAACATGCACTCCCCGGCACTGTGATGACAGCGCGCTCCTGACAGCGACGAAGCGTTTGTTGTTGTCAGTCGGTGAAAAACGCTTCATCAACGTCTGTCAAAAAAAGGTTGTTTACAAAATCACTTCAACtgtgttttatcaaaaaaGTGCTAACAAACTAAAGACCAGCGCAAAAATAAGTGCCGTAAAAGATAAATAGAAGCTTCTGGCTTCTGCAGCTGTGGCGGTTGTGTGGGGGAACAGTCCGGGACACAATCTTAGCTCCCAAACTAAACCGTTGCTCACACCGCACTGCGagaagcgaaagaagaaagagCAGTTACCCTGTGGAGGATATAGTGAAGTACTCGCtctttttcaatttgcttTAAATAAACAGTTTGCAAAATTCGGACCCACTTTTACTTCGTTTACTGATCATCATTTCATCTAAAATAGCTGCCAATGGACATGGGCGAAATAAACGGCGACGGAGAAATCGAAGTGCTGGAAAATGACATACGCACGTTGCGAAAGCAGCTGCAGGAGAAGGTACAGCAACTGAAGaccttgaaaaaacattttcagAAAGTAAGTATCGTTATGCTGCACTGGGCTGCTCTGCATGATGTGGTGACCccaaaaaagagagaaacagTGGCATGGTCCGTTCAACACACGTGTGAGTGAACGAATCTCCATCTCATGGACACACAACCGCCCCTCGTCGTGACGTCGGTGTCGGttgcaaaacagcaacagacAGAGCACGGTCGGCAATTGCGACATGCATCCGACACGGCCAGCCATATCTTTTAGATTGGTCAATGTAATGGCCTTGATAGAGGGGTAGCGTAGTCACGCTTCTCCACACCACCGCCTTATACAAAGCAGAGCCAATCGAATATTATCGCCATCGCTAGTGCTAATTTTGTGTGCCTCTTTTGCAGAATTGTATTACCAAGCTGAACAACGATGAGATTGCACGTTACAGCCGCCAAATTATTCTTTCCGAGATCGGTGTACAGGGCCAGCTGAAGTTAAAAAAGGCCGCGGTGCTGGTAGTTGGTGCCGGTGGTCTAGGCTGTCCTGCGGCCCTCTATCTAGCCGGAGCCGGTATCGGGCGCATTGGCGTGCTGGATTACGACGAGGTGGAGCTGACGAATCTGCATCGTCAACTGCTTCACACGGAGGCCACAGTCGGTTTAACCAAGGTTACATCGGTGCAGTCCTACCTGGAGCAACTGAACTCACAGATTGAAATCCAGACACACCACACGCAGCTAACGAGCGACAATGCTATGGCCATTCTTGAGCAGTATGATGTGGTCGTAGATGCAACGGATAATGTGGCCACCCGGTATCTGCTGAACGATGCGTGCGTAATGCTTCATAAGCCGCTCGTTTCTGGCAGTGCGTTACAGCTCGAAGGACAGCTCACCGTGTATAACTATCGCGGTGGGCCATGCTATCGTTGCCTGTTCCCAACACCTCCTCCACCGGAATCGGTTACGAACTGTGGTGATGGCGGTGTCCTGGGTGCCATCACCGGTGTGATCGGTGCCTTACAGGCATTGGAAACAATCAAAATCATCCTGTCGAACGAGGGTGTGCTAAGCGGCCGATTGCTACTGTTTGACGGTCAGCAAAGCGCGTTTCGCAATTTGAAATTACGCCCCAAAAAACCAACCTGTGCCGTTTGTTCTGAAACTCCAACCCTCACCAAGTTGATCGACTACGAACAGTTTTGTCAGATGAAAGCGACCGACAAGGATACGGCACTGACATTGCTGGAACCGTGCGAAAGGATTTCGGTGCGCGAATATCGCGACGGGTGGCTGGCAACAGGGCGGGACCATTTGCTGGTGGACGTACGGGGTGCAAATCAGTTCGAAATGTGCCAACTGCCCGGTACACCCGTTAATATTCCCATCGAGGACATCCTGAGCAACAGGCGGACCGAAGAGATATTCGCACGCGTGCAGCAAACGATGCTGCCAGTGTATGTGGTTTGTCGCCGGGGAAACGATTCACAGCTGGCCGTGCGAC
The Anopheles moucheti chromosome 2, idAnoMoucSN_F20_07, whole genome shotgun sequence genome window above contains:
- the LOC128297043 gene encoding 39S ribosomal protein L1, mitochondrial; the encoded protein is MLSLSSIGFTRWSTTPLIVASARLLHTTTLDLAARKGTREKARKAKVKKVVEKVGFIRHDLRKKGKLNLNVTNKHIDDSWKQDPKDDCWVSKYYKWRVYTVEEAVQCHRETHHPTVYNLPNAPLYAHVELNMQAEKVTRFVDNFQRMVAIAHRFEHGENRNIIVFAKGQDPLKEAKDAGATLVGGLELIKEIQNGDLQLAEYPFVLAHPNILPELVVIRGLLKKNKFPNPRTGTLGVNLAEMIEKYAHGINYNAAKDEQQKDFGSIVACIGTLQMETKHLESNLAALLQDVNSMRPKREGMFVTRVLLKSPPSGENLKINPFLYIPEQGGFSKKSEKSTETTVDEEDDAEHEEELRSAVKGGAA
- the LOC128309699 gene encoding adenylyltransferase and sulfurtransferase MOCS3, whose product is MDMGEINGDGEIEVLENDIRTLRKQLQEKVQQLKTLKKHFQKNCITKLNNDEIARYSRQIILSEIGVQGQLKLKKAAVLVVGAGGLGCPAALYLAGAGIGRIGVLDYDEVELTNLHRQLLHTEATVGLTKVTSVQSYLEQLNSQIEIQTHHTQLTSDNAMAILEQYDVVVDATDNVATRYLLNDACVMLHKPLVSGSALQLEGQLTVYNYRGGPCYRCLFPTPPPPESVTNCGDGGVLGAITGVIGALQALETIKIILSNEGVLSGRLLLFDGQQSAFRNLKLRPKKPTCAVCSETPTLTKLIDYEQFCQMKATDKDTALTLLEPCERISVREYRDGWLATGRDHLLVDVRGANQFEMCQLPGTPVNIPIEDILSNRRTEEIFARVQQTMLPVYVVCRRGNDSQLAVRHLAPIFRERDLPAPRDLIGGLHAWTKTIDPNFPIY